Within Phragmitibacter flavus, the genomic segment AAGGGTCGTTAGCGATTCGCGGGGCGGCGTCAGCGGAAAGAAAGATGGCAGTGGCATTGTTGTTTTCTTTGTTCATGGGACTTCAGGCAAGAATACCGCGTGGGAATACACGCCCGCAAAACTCATTCAATCCCTCAAAACGGGACTTCCGGTTCGGGAGCTCGACGACCTCCGAAGCAGCCTTGACCTCTCCATGGAAAAACTTGTGCCCATGCTCGGCATTTCCAAAGCCACATTGCATCGCCGGATGACGAAAGGCAGGCTTGATCCTGCGGAATCAGACCGCGTCGTGCGTTTCGCCAAACTCATGGGAAAGGCGGTTGAGGTAATGGAATCACCGGAGAATGCGCGGAAATGGCTTTCTGCTCCTCAAGTCGGCTTGGGCGGAGCGATCCCATTGGAGTATGCGGAAACGGAAGTTGGAGCGCGTGAGGTCGAAAACCTGCTCGGTCGCATTGAATACGGAGTCTATTCCTGATGAGACGGGCCTGGCGCATCGTAAAGGAGAAGCACGCCGCCACGGCGTTTGATGGCGAGGGAGCCTGGCTCTTCGGCGGACGGTGGAACTCGCGAGGCACGCGTGTGGTTTACACCAGCGCCAACCTTTCTCTCGCGGCGCTGGAGAGCCTTGTTCATCTCAATCCGCCCGTAACTTTCAAATATTTGGCCATCCCGGTCGAATTTGACGAGGCCCTCGTGGAAGTCATGACTTTCGCCGCCCTGCCTGCTGATTGGACCGAGGAACCGCCGCCGCCTTCCACCATGGAGATTGGCGATCGGTGGGTGAAGGAGTCGCGCTCCGCCGTGCTGGAGCTGCCCAGCGTCATCATCCCGTCAGAACCCAACTACCTGCTCAATCCAGCCCATCCCGACTTCAAAAAAATCACCATCGGCAAGCCCGGGCCATTCTCCTTTGATCCACGGCTGCTCTGAACGCCGCTCATTTGTCCAAATTCGTGGCAAGAATCTCAAATCTTAGGCTGAATCCCGCCTCAGCCACGCGCTTCCGCTCAGCGACCGCAGTTTGGAAGGGAGTGATAGGGCGTGCGGTTTGGAGATGCCTTGAAAATGTTTGAAAATGATCGCCGAATGAAAATTATCAGCACACCAAAAAACCTGGGGATCTTCGATCCCGGGCCCATCATTCTTTGCCAAAGAAAACACCCGAGTGACCGAATCCCTTGCCATAGTGTCATGGATCAGCTTTGATTAAATTTTTACCCACAAAACCTCCGAATGTCCATCCGCACCCTTGCCCAGTTCGAATCTCACTTCTGGGAGGCCCCGAACATCCCGCGTGGGTCGGTGGATATCAAATCAGATGTCTTCCCACTACTGTTTTTCAAGCAATACTCGGATGTGCATGACGACGAGCATGCAAGCAGGTTGGAGAAGTTCGACGGAAATCAGGAAGCCGCGCGGTTCTCGGAGATGACTCGCTGTGGAAGATTCCTTCTCACCGACGAGCACCTTCAGCGCCTCGTCCGCGCATATAAGCACTTCAATGACAAGCCCGGCTATACTCGCGTCGTGCCCCTCAATGAATTTCGGATGGAGAAGGAGAAGCTGAGCATCCCGCTTTATGTCGGCGGGGAAACGCAGGCTCAAACCGAGGCTGCCACGGAGACCGCAACCAAGACGCTGCCGGATGCACTTGCAGGCGGCTGAAAAATTTGGAAAAACTGAAAACAGCCCTTGGCCACCTTCTACAACAACCACAATGAGCCAGCCGACCCAAGACACTTCCTCCGATCTCGCTGATTGGCTCGCTAAGCAGCCATGTTGGCTTCAGCAAGCTGCTGCCGATCTTCTTGCCGAGAAAACGGTGGGAAAAGAAGAAATGATTGCCTATACGAAAATGGCCATTAGTGAGGCCGCAGGTGAGATAAAAGGAGCAGTGCAAAACATCCAATGGACAGCGCTTGGTTCCGTTGGCGGCGGCGCGATCCACCTTCAGAGCGTGGGAGAAGTTATAGGGATTGGCCAATTGAATCCACAAGTCCCTCTCAGCTTTGGAGTTGAACAAATTGCAGTTGTTTTTGGTGCTAACGGATCAGGAAAGTCGAGTTATGTCCGAATTTTGAAGCACATCTGCGGAGCGCGTCAGCAAGGGTCAATTCATGCGAACGTGTTTGCGAAGGCCACCACCGCGCAGCAGTGCTCGATAGCATACCGTGATGGCGAGAACGAGGAAAACTCCACTTGGTCACCGCCAGATGGTGTTCTTGCGAAACTGTCCACAATAGACATTTTTGACACGCACTGTGGTCATGCTTACTTGGATGCGGAGGGCGAAGCATCCTATGAACCCCGAGTCTTGGCGTTCTTGTCGGACCTAGCCGTCATTGCGGATAAAGCTGCGGCTCTTCTCCAAAGGGGCATAGAGGCGAAACCAAGTGCTCTCCCAATTCTGCCAAATGACCACGCGGCTACAGTGATTGGCGGTTGGTATAAAACTCTGAATGCACAAACTACCCAAGACGCGGTAGATACAAAATGTTCTTGGAGCGACGAGTTTGATGAGGAGTTTGCCTCATTGGCAAAATATCTTGCCGAGCGTTCTCCCAAGGAAAGAGCCAAAGAACTTGAGACGAAAAAGAGCTTTGTTGACGGAATGGTCATATTATTGACGTCACACTGCGCCGCCTATTCAGATGAGTCTTGTAGTGGCATTGTTAGTTTGAGAAAAACGGCGCTTGAGGCGCAGAAAGCAGCGGAATTGGCCGCTCAACTAAGTCTAGGAGAGGCTATTCTGGACGGTGTTGGAACGGAACAATGGTTGGCACTTTGGGCTACGGCACGCCTCTTCTCAACTGAGGCAGCATATCCCTATGACAAATTTCCAAATACGGGCGACGATGCACGCTGTGTTTTGTGCCAGCAAGAACTCTCCTCCGAAGGCAAGCAAAGACTACAAGCGTTCGAGAGCTATGTAATCAACCAAACCTCCAGCGACGCAAAGAAGGCTAAAGCTGCATTATCAGCAGCGATCAGCCGACTCCCTGATTTGCCGTCTGACGAAACACTCGAAGCCAAATGCACAAGTGGAGGACTGCCAGAAACGGATTTATTGGCGATCAAACGTTTTTATGAACTCTTAGACGCCCGCCGCACTTTGTTGTTTTCAGATAGCCCTACGCCAGAGTTTGGTGCATCCCCAGTTATTGAAAAATGGGTGGCTACTGCCCAGGCCGTCTCAGCAGGTTACGCTGAAAGTGCAAAACATTTTTTGGAGGGTTTCAACGAGCAGGAACGGTTGTTAAAGCTCAGTCGCCAAAAGGAACTGTCGGCACATCAGTGGGTTCACGCACAAAAAACAGCTATCGAGGCAGAGGTCGCGAGACTACTAAAAATTCAAAGTCTCGAAAAGGCGAAGGGGTTGTGT encodes:
- the parS gene encoding type II RES/Xre toxin-antitoxin system antitoxin yields the protein MEKVRTKSIAKKSPLRVVSDSRGGVSGKKDGSGIVVFFVHGTSGKNTAWEYTPAKLIQSLKTGLPVRELDDLRSSLDLSMEKLVPMLGISKATLHRRMTKGRLDPAESDRVVRFAKLMGKAVEVMESPENARKWLSAPQVGLGGAIPLEYAETEVGAREVENLLGRIEYGVYS
- a CDS encoding RES family NAD+ phosphorylase, producing MRRAWRIVKEKHAATAFDGEGAWLFGGRWNSRGTRVVYTSANLSLAALESLVHLNPPVTFKYLAIPVEFDEALVEVMTFAALPADWTEEPPPPSTMEIGDRWVKESRSAVLELPSVIIPSEPNYLLNPAHPDFKKITIGKPGPFSFDPRLL
- a CDS encoding N-6 DNA methylase encodes the protein MSIRTLAQFESHFWEAPNIPRGSVDIKSDVFPLLFFKQYSDVHDDEHASRLEKFDGNQEAARFSEMTRCGRFLLTDEHLQRLVRAYKHFNDKPGYTRVVPLNEFRMEKEKLSIPLYVGGETQAQTEAATETATKTLPDALAGG
- a CDS encoding AAA family ATPase; this encodes MHLQAAEKFGKTENSPWPPSTTTTMSQPTQDTSSDLADWLAKQPCWLQQAAADLLAEKTVGKEEMIAYTKMAISEAAGEIKGAVQNIQWTALGSVGGGAIHLQSVGEVIGIGQLNPQVPLSFGVEQIAVVFGANGSGKSSYVRILKHICGARQQGSIHANVFAKATTAQQCSIAYRDGENEENSTWSPPDGVLAKLSTIDIFDTHCGHAYLDAEGEASYEPRVLAFLSDLAVIADKAAALLQRGIEAKPSALPILPNDHAATVIGGWYKTLNAQTTQDAVDTKCSWSDEFDEEFASLAKYLAERSPKERAKELETKKSFVDGMVILLTSHCAAYSDESCSGIVSLRKTALEAQKAAELAAQLSLGEAILDGVGTEQWLALWATARLFSTEAAYPYDKFPNTGDDARCVLCQQELSSEGKQRLQAFESYVINQTSSDAKKAKAALSAAISRLPDLPSDETLEAKCTSGGLPETDLLAIKRFYELLDARRTLLFSDSPTPEFGASPVIEKWVATAQAVSAGYAESAKHFLEGFNEQERLLKLSRQKELSAHQWVHAQKTAIEAEVARLLKIQSLEKAKGLCGTLAISRKKGALAEELITPAYITSFNAELKRLGARSVSVELTKTRVSRGSILHQVRLRNAVNSRPIQEVLSEGEYRIVCIAAFLADVAAKPNGSTFVFDDPISSLDLDYEESVVQRLVEVAAKRQVIIFTHRLSLLGMVQDYAKKADVAMRAIHIRRETWGAGEPGDEAIEAAKPKVVLNELLPKRIKAARGVLAEQGQAAHKHIPNSPCIA